From Amphiprion ocellaris isolate individual 3 ecotype Okinawa chromosome 2, ASM2253959v1, whole genome shotgun sequence, a single genomic window includes:
- the b3gnt5a gene encoding lactosylceramide 1,3-N-acetyl-beta-D-glucosaminyltransferase A: MFMNFRRIHKCQCVQLLTTGLVLCVMMVCWDELDHHVVSHVRSYTYRYLINSYDFLNSSLIIKPSHRHNKDGSDSVDGGSVNYPYLINHPVKCGGRDGKNWDDVLLLLFVKSSPENFERRQAIRDTWGNESFVRSELGVSVRLVFAIGIHPEAEQRSRVQKALLQEDQVYRDLIQQNFVDTFHNLTVKLILQFHWKHTYCPQAHFLMSADDDIFVHMPNLVKYLQHLLSSQTGAKDLWVGHVHRGAPPVRIKHSKYHVPYDLYPWPSYPDYTAGAGYVVSGDVAAKIYQATQLLNSSMYIDDVFMGMCAKAMGVSPQEHVYFSGEGKTPYHPCIYNHMITSHGHATDVRSLWQAATDPTAYRNSRGFMNNLYCTAVRVMLLCIPYYQNTYSCIAAFT; encoded by the coding sequence ATGTTCATGAACTTCCGTCGCATCCACAAGTGCCAGTGTGTGCAACTACTGACCACAGGCCTGGTTCTGTGTGTGATGATGGTCTGCTGGGACGAGCTGGACCATCATGTTGTCAGCCATGTGAGATCCTACACGTACCGCTATCTGATCAACAGCTATGACTTTCTCAATTCTTCTCTCATAATCAAGCCCAGCCATCGTCACAATAAGGATGGTTCTGACAGTGTGGATGGTGGCTCAGTGAACTATCCCTACCTCATCAACCACCCAGTGAAATGTGGAGGAAGAGATGGGAAAAACTGGGACGACGTCCTGCTGCTTCTGTTTGTGAAATCATCCCCAGAGAACTTTGAGCGGCGGCAGGCCATCAGGGACACGTGGGGGAACGAGAGCTTTGTACGGTCAGAACTTGGGGTGAGTGTGAGGTTGGTGTTCGCCATCGGCATCCATCCAGAGGCTGAGCAGAGATCCAGGGTGCAGAAGGCACTGCTGCAGGAGGACCAGGTCTACAGAGACCTGATCCAGCAGAACTTTGTAGACACGTTTCACAACTTGACCGTCAAACTGATCCTGCAGTTCCACTGGAAGCACACATACTGTCCTCAGGCTCACTTCCTCATGTCTGCGGATGATGACATCTTCGTCCATATGCCAAATTTGGTGAAGTACCTGCAGCATCTCCTGAGTAGTCAAACAGGGGCTAAGGACCTGTGGGTGGGGCATGTGCACAGGGGAGCCCCTCCAGTTCGTATCAAACACAGCAAATACCATGTTCCCTATGATCTTTACCCCTGGCCTTCCTACCCAGACTACACCGCTGGAGCAGGGTATGTGGTTTCAGGGGATGTAGCCGCTAAAATTTACCAGGCAACTCAGTTGCTCAACTCCTCTATGTACATCGACGATGTCTTCATGGGAATGTGTGCCAAGGCCATGGGGGTTTCACCCCAGGAGCATGTGTACTTTTCAGGCGAGGGCAAAACTCCGTACCATCCCTGCATCTACAATCACATGATCACATCGCACGGTCATGCCACAGATGTGCGATCACTATGGCAGGCAGCAACAGACCCTACAGCATACAGAAATTCCAGGGGATTTATGAATAACCTGTATTGCACGGCAGTGAGAGTGATGCTGCTGTGTATACCGTATTACCAGAACACATACTCCTGCATTGCTGCTTTTACTTAA